One Pseudomonas muyukensis DNA segment encodes these proteins:
- the clpA gene encoding ATP-dependent Clp protease ATP-binding subunit ClpA translates to MLNRELEVTLNLAFKEARSKRHEFMTVEHLLLALLDNEAAATVLRACGANLDKLKHDLQEFIDSTTPLIPVHDEDRETQPTLGFQRVLQRAVFHVQSSGKREVTGANVLVAIFSEQESQAVFLLKQQSVARIDVVNYIAHGISKVPGHGPNTDSDQDMQDEEGGEASSSSNPLDAYASNLNELARAGRIDPLVGREQEVERVAQILARRRKNNPLLVGEAGVGKTAIAEGLAKRIVDGQVPDLLAQSVVYSLDLGALLAGTKYRGDFEKRFKALLGELRKRPQAILFIDEIHTIIGAGAASGGVMDASNLLKPLLSSGDIRCIGSTTFQEFRGIFEKDRALARRFQKVDVTEPSVEDTVGILRGLKGRFESHHNIEYSDEALRAAAELASRYINDRHMPDKAIDVIDEAGAYQRLQPEANRVKRIDVPQVEDIVAKIARIPPKHVTSSDKELLRNLERDLKLTVFGQDPAIDSLATAIKLSRAGLKAPDKPVGSFLFAGPTGVGKTEAARQLAKALGVELVRFDMSEYMERHTVSRLIGAPPGYVGFDQGGLLTEAITKQPHCVLLLDEIEKAHPEVFNLLLQVMDHGTLTDNNGRKADFRNVILIMTTNAGAETAARASIGFTHQDHSSDAMEVIRKSFTPEFRNRLDTIIQFGRLSHETIKSIVDKFLIELQAQLEDKRVLLEVSDAARGWLAASGYDVQMGARPMARLIQDKIKRPLAEEILFGELAEHGGVVHIDLRDGELVFDYETTAEVA, encoded by the coding sequence ATGTTAAACCGCGAGCTCGAAGTCACCCTCAATCTGGCCTTCAAGGAGGCCCGTTCGAAGCGTCATGAGTTCATGACCGTCGAACACCTGTTGCTGGCACTCCTTGACAACGAGGCTGCCGCGACCGTTCTGCGCGCCTGTGGCGCCAATCTCGACAAGCTCAAGCACGACCTGCAAGAGTTCATCGATTCGACCACGCCGCTGATCCCCGTGCATGACGAGGACCGTGAGACCCAACCGACCCTGGGCTTCCAGCGTGTGCTGCAGCGTGCCGTGTTCCACGTGCAAAGCTCCGGCAAGCGCGAAGTGACCGGCGCCAACGTGCTGGTGGCGATCTTCAGCGAACAGGAAAGCCAGGCCGTGTTCCTGCTCAAGCAGCAGAGCGTGGCGCGCATCGACGTGGTCAACTACATCGCCCACGGCATCAGCAAGGTGCCGGGCCATGGGCCGAACACCGACAGCGACCAGGACATGCAGGACGAGGAGGGCGGCGAGGCGTCGTCCTCGAGCAATCCGCTGGACGCCTACGCCAGCAACCTCAACGAACTGGCCCGCGCCGGGCGTATCGACCCGCTGGTGGGCCGCGAGCAGGAGGTCGAGCGCGTTGCCCAGATCCTCGCCCGCCGCCGCAAGAACAACCCGCTGCTGGTGGGCGAGGCCGGGGTCGGCAAGACCGCCATCGCCGAAGGCCTGGCCAAGCGCATCGTCGACGGCCAGGTGCCCGACCTGCTGGCCCAGAGCGTGGTCTACTCGCTGGACCTCGGCGCGCTGCTGGCCGGTACCAAGTACCGCGGCGACTTCGAGAAGCGCTTCAAGGCGCTGCTCGGCGAGCTGCGCAAGCGCCCGCAGGCGATCCTGTTCATCGACGAGATCCACACCATCATCGGTGCCGGTGCCGCCTCCGGTGGCGTGATGGACGCCTCCAACCTGCTCAAGCCGCTGTTGTCGTCCGGCGACATCCGTTGCATCGGCTCGACCACCTTCCAGGAGTTTCGCGGCATCTTCGAGAAGGATCGCGCCCTGGCGCGGCGCTTCCAGAAGGTTGACGTCACCGAGCCTTCGGTGGAAGACACCGTGGGTATCCTGCGTGGGCTCAAGGGCCGTTTCGAGAGCCACCACAACATCGAGTACAGCGACGAAGCCCTGCGCGCCGCCGCCGAACTGGCCTCGCGCTACATCAATGACCGGCACATGCCGGACAAGGCCATCGATGTGATCGACGAAGCCGGCGCCTACCAGCGCCTGCAACCGGAAGCCAACCGGGTCAAGCGCATCGACGTGCCGCAGGTCGAGGACATCGTCGCCAAGATCGCGCGGATTCCGCCCAAGCATGTCACCAGCTCCGACAAGGAACTGCTGCGCAACCTCGAGCGTGACCTGAAACTGACCGTGTTCGGCCAGGACCCGGCCATCGACTCGCTGGCCACCGCGATCAAGCTGTCCCGTGCCGGGCTCAAAGCGCCGGACAAGCCGGTCGGCTCGTTCCTGTTCGCCGGCCCTACCGGTGTCGGCAAGACCGAAGCCGCGCGCCAGCTGGCCAAGGCGCTGGGGGTGGAACTGGTGCGCTTCGACATGTCCGAGTACATGGAGCGGCACACCGTGTCGCGCCTGATCGGTGCGCCGCCGGGCTATGTCGGCTTTGACCAGGGTGGCCTGCTGACCGAAGCGATCACCAAGCAACCGCATTGCGTGCTGCTGCTCGATGAAATCGAGAAGGCCCACCCGGAAGTCTTCAACCTGCTGCTGCAGGTGATGGACCACGGGACCCTGACCGACAACAACGGGCGCAAGGCGGACTTCCGCAACGTGATCCTGATCATGACCACTAACGCCGGCGCCGAAACCGCCGCGCGGGCCTCGATCGGCTTCACCCACCAGGACCACTCGTCCGACGCCATGGAAGTCATCCGCAAGAGCTTCACGCCGGAGTTCCGCAACCGCCTGGATACCATCATCCAGTTCGGCCGCCTGTCCCACGAGACGATCAAGAGCATCGTCGACAAGTTCCTCATCGAACTGCAGGCGCAGCTGGAAGACAAGCGCGTGTTGCTGGAAGTCAGCGACGCCGCCCGCGGCTGGCTGGCGGCCTCGGGTTACGATGTGCAGATGGGCGCGCGGCCAATGGCGCGGCTGATCCAGGACAAGATCAAGCGGCCACTGGCCGAGGAGATCCTGTTCGGCGAGCTGGCCGAGCATGGCGGCGTGGTGCACATCGACTTGCGCGATGGTGAACTGGTGTTCGACTACGAGACCACGGCAGAGGTTGCGTAA
- the infA gene encoding translation initiation factor IF-1 — MSKEDSFEMEGTVVDTLPNTMFRVELENGHVVTAHISGKMRKNYIRILTGDKVRVELTPYDLSKGRITYRAR; from the coding sequence ATGTCGAAAGAAGACAGCTTCGAAATGGAAGGCACTGTCGTCGACACCCTGCCCAACACCATGTTCCGCGTGGAGTTGGAAAACGGGCACGTCGTTACCGCGCACATCTCCGGCAAGATGCGCAAGAACTACATCCGTATTCTCACTGGCGACAAGGTCCGCGTCGAACTGACGCCCTACGACCTGAGCAAGGGCCGCATCACCTACCGTGCGCGCTAA
- a CDS encoding arginyltransferase yields the protein MTELARLKFYATQPHSCSYLPDEQATTLFLDPSQPMDVHVYADLSEMGFRRSGDHLYRPHCQNCNACVPARIPAARFIPNRQQRRILKRNADLSVNAVRPVFKEEYFDLYRRYIEQRHADGDMYPPSRDQFSTFLVRDLPFCWFYEFRLAGRLLAVAVCDLLPNGLSAVYTFYEPEEERRSLGRYAILWQITEALRQNLEAVYLGYWIKNCKKMNYKTQYRPIELLINQRWVTLN from the coding sequence ATGACAGAGCTGGCGCGGTTGAAGTTCTATGCCACTCAACCCCACTCCTGCAGCTACCTGCCGGACGAGCAGGCGACCACGCTGTTTCTCGACCCGAGCCAGCCGATGGACGTGCACGTGTATGCCGACCTGTCGGAAATGGGCTTTCGCCGCAGCGGCGACCACCTGTACCGCCCGCATTGCCAGAACTGCAACGCCTGCGTGCCAGCGCGCATCCCCGCCGCGCGCTTCATCCCCAACCGCCAGCAGCGCCGCATCCTCAAGCGCAACGCCGACCTGAGCGTCAACGCCGTGCGCCCGGTGTTCAAGGAAGAGTACTTCGACCTGTACCGGCGCTACATCGAGCAACGCCACGCCGATGGCGACATGTACCCGCCCAGTCGCGACCAGTTCTCCACGTTCCTGGTGCGCGACCTGCCGTTCTGCTGGTTCTACGAGTTCCGCCTGGCAGGCCGGCTGCTGGCAGTGGCGGTGTGCGACTTGCTGCCCAACGGCCTGTCGGCGGTGTACACCTTCTATGAGCCCGAGGAGGAGCGCCGCAGCCTGGGGCGCTACGCCATTCTCTGGCAGATCACCGAGGCGCTGCGCCAGAACCTCGAGGCGGTGTACCTGGGCTACTGGATCAAGAACTGCAAGAAGATGAACTACAAGACCCAGTATCGCCCGATCGAGCTGCTGATCAACCAGCGCTGGGTCACCCTCAATTGA
- the aat gene encoding leucyl/phenylalanyl-tRNA--protein transferase, with protein MLTWLTRDSLTFPPLEKALHDPNGLLAAGGDLTPERLVAAYRHGCFPWYQDGQPILWWSPDPRTVLFPDELHVSRSLAKLIRQGRYQVSFDRDFAAVIAACAAPRDYADGTWITDNMRAAYCELHQRGIAHSVEVRQDGELVGGLYGLAMGRLFFGESMFSRADNASKVGFVTLVQHLHQAGFVLIDCQMPTNHLHSLGARAISRASFAEHLACYLDQPNGASWVA; from the coding sequence ATGCTCACCTGGCTGACCCGCGACTCGCTGACCTTCCCGCCCCTGGAAAAGGCCCTGCACGACCCCAATGGCCTGCTCGCCGCGGGCGGCGACCTGACCCCCGAGCGCCTGGTCGCGGCCTATCGGCATGGCTGCTTCCCCTGGTACCAGGATGGCCAGCCGATCCTCTGGTGGTCGCCAGACCCGCGCACCGTGCTGTTTCCAGACGAGCTGCACGTGTCCCGCTCGCTGGCCAAGCTGATCCGCCAGGGCCGCTACCAGGTGAGTTTCGACCGCGACTTCGCAGCGGTGATCGCCGCCTGCGCCGCGCCCCGCGACTATGCCGACGGCACCTGGATCACCGACAACATGCGCGCCGCCTACTGCGAGCTGCACCAGCGCGGCATCGCCCATTCGGTGGAGGTACGCCAGGACGGCGAGTTGGTCGGCGGCCTGTATGGCCTGGCCATGGGCCGGCTGTTCTTCGGCGAATCGATGTTCAGCCGCGCCGACAACGCCTCCAAGGTCGGCTTCGTGACCCTGGTGCAACACCTGCACCAGGCCGGCTTCGTGCTCATCGACTGCCAGATGCCGACCAACCACCTGCACAGCCTGGGCGCCCGCGCCATCAGCCGGGCCAGTTTCGCCGAGCACCTGGCCTGTTACCTGGACCAACCCAACGGCGCCAGCTGGGTCGCCTAG
- a CDS encoding DUF3313 domain-containing protein: MRRLGTLALALSAGLALVACSNRTPQAGFLPDYSRLTAHQAPSGREVLSWVDPRWPRGRYIEVYLAPSRFYPAPTPTSRIPQATLEHISRYYDQALSAELGKVMTLVERPGPNTLVIRPAITRVSADTQGLRFYEWLPVTLVAAGVSSAAGIRDRDSQIATELLFESGTSGRVIAEAMFTGTGVPLDNDRQVMTVEHLKAVLDGWASDVRLAYAADYR; the protein is encoded by the coding sequence GTGAGGCGCCTGGGTACCCTGGCGCTGGCCCTGAGCGCCGGCCTGGCCCTGGTGGCCTGCAGCAACCGCACGCCGCAGGCGGGTTTTCTGCCCGACTACAGCCGCCTGACCGCACACCAGGCCCCTTCCGGGCGCGAAGTGCTCAGCTGGGTCGACCCGCGCTGGCCGCGCGGGCGCTACATCGAGGTGTACCTGGCGCCCAGCCGGTTCTACCCTGCGCCCACGCCAACCTCGCGCATTCCCCAGGCCACCCTCGAACACATCAGCCGCTACTACGACCAGGCGCTGAGCGCCGAGCTGGGCAAGGTCATGACCCTGGTCGAGCGGCCCGGCCCGAACACGCTGGTGATACGGCCGGCCATCACCCGGGTCAGCGCCGACACCCAGGGCCTGCGGTTCTACGAGTGGCTGCCGGTGACCCTGGTCGCGGCCGGGGTCAGCAGCGCGGCAGGCATTCGCGACCGCGACAGCCAGATCGCCACCGAACTGCTCTTCGAATCCGGCACCAGCGGCCGGGTCATCGCCGAGGCGATGTTCACCGGCACCGGCGTGCCACTGGACAACGACCGCCAGGTGATGACCGTCGAGCACCTCAAGGCGGTGCTCGATGGCTGGGCCAGCGACGTGCGCCTGGCCTACGCCGCCGATTACCGCTAG